Proteins found in one Macaca nemestrina isolate mMacNem1 chromosome 4, mMacNem.hap1, whole genome shotgun sequence genomic segment:
- the LOC105471307 gene encoding transmembrane protein 213 isoform X2 has translation MQSLPTATWATLILGLAFASLHSACSAASSSNSSTLTAHHPDPGTLELCLNVDFCPQAARCCRAGVDEYGWIAAAVGWSLWFLTLILLCVDKLMKLTPDELKDLQA, from the exons ATGCAGAGCCTCCCCACTGCCACCTGGGCCACCTTGATCCTCGGCCTGGCCTTTGCCTCTCTCCACTCGGCTTGCTCGGCAG CAAGCAGCAGCAACAGCTCAACCTTGACCGCTCACCACCCAGACCCTGGGACCCTGGAGCTGTGCCTCA ACGTGGACTTCTGCCCACAAGCAGCCCGGTGCTGCCGCGCAGGAGTGGACGAGTACGGCTGGATCGCGGCGGCTGTTGGCTGGAGCCTCTGGTTCCTCACCCTCATCCTGCTCTGTGTGGACAAACTGATGAAGCTGACTCCAGATGAGCTCAAGGACTTGCAAGCATGA
- the LOC105471307 gene encoding transmembrane protein 213 isoform X1, which produces MQSLPTATWATLILGLAFASLHSACSAEASSSNSSTLTAHHPDPGTLELCLNVDFCPQAARCCRAGVDEYGWIAAAVGWSLWFLTLILLCVDKLMKLTPDELKDLQA; this is translated from the exons ATGCAGAGCCTCCCCACTGCCACCTGGGCCACCTTGATCCTCGGCCTGGCCTTTGCCTCTCTCCACTCGGCTTGCTCGGCAG AAGCAAGCAGCAGCAACAGCTCAACCTTGACCGCTCACCACCCAGACCCTGGGACCCTGGAGCTGTGCCTCA ACGTGGACTTCTGCCCACAAGCAGCCCGGTGCTGCCGCGCAGGAGTGGACGAGTACGGCTGGATCGCGGCGGCTGTTGGCTGGAGCCTCTGGTTCCTCACCCTCATCCTGCTCTGTGTGGACAAACTGATGAAGCTGACTCCAGATGAGCTCAAGGACTTGCAAGCATGA